The following are encoded together in the Streptomyces tsukubensis genome:
- a CDS encoding trypsin-like peptidase domain-containing protein — translation MSGPVVSEPVVSGPVEVEPVVPGPLVSEPVVSEPVEAEPVVVETAVLEPTVGTASGVAATDATAPEAPEAPEGRNGAAQAVPGQEGGRVSPPGPGAAERPVRPSSEPELIAPTPGAPESRPGSYGRPLHDPDPYGTPPYGEPGPWAPAPPVQHPATTPPHGVPTPTAQNLPQDSQAPPQGATPHVASAFAETSHGLREPSAPHGSGYPGQPSSGRAATHAVPAPHAVPADEAYPGGQGPGPTGPLPAAGAPPEEPPAGPWQNYDPWAAPEPDEPAPPRRRVRTLLFGGLVLALVAGGIGGVLGSRLEREGGLGGIVLPQAAPATPERPAGSVADIAARALPSVVTLHVRGASEQDTGTGFVLDDQGHILTNNHVVQPAGADGDIEVTFSGGQKVKARTVGRDSGYDLAVVRVSGVKGLTPLTLGDSNGVRVGDPVVAIGAPYDLANTVTSGIISAKDRPITAGGESGGDGISYVDALQTDASINPGNSGGPLVDTAGHAIGINSAIRSAGDSSKDPEKGQSGSIGLGFAIPVNLAKRVAEELMDTGHATHPVIGVTLDMNYGGQGAKVAKGGNDGGPAVSEDGPGAKAGLRDGDVITGIDGEPVNTGEELIVKIRSQDPGARLELTVRRGGDERRVSLVLDSASGD, via the coding sequence GTGTCGGGACCTGTCGTGTCGGAGCCGGTCGTGTCGGGACCTGTCGAGGTGGAGCCTGTCGTGCCGGGACCGCTCGTGTCGGAACCTGTCGTGTCGGAGCCGGTCGAGGCGGAACCCGTCGTGGTGGAGACCGCCGTGTTGGAGCCCACGGTTGGCACGGCTTCAGGTGTGGCCGCGACGGACGCGACCGCACCCGAGGCACCCGAGGCGCCCGAGGGCCGGAACGGGGCCGCACAGGCCGTTCCGGGTCAGGAAGGCGGACGGGTGTCCCCGCCCGGCCCCGGCGCCGCTGAGCGGCCCGTCAGGCCGTCCTCGGAGCCGGAACTGATCGCTCCGACACCCGGGGCCCCTGAGTCACGGCCGGGTTCCTACGGGCGCCCGCTGCACGACCCCGACCCCTACGGCACGCCGCCCTACGGCGAACCAGGTCCCTGGGCCCCCGCGCCGCCCGTCCAGCACCCCGCGACCACTCCGCCGCACGGAGTCCCCACGCCCACCGCCCAAAACCTGCCCCAGGACAGTCAGGCGCCACCCCAAGGGGCGACGCCCCACGTAGCGAGTGCCTTCGCGGAGACCTCCCACGGCCTCCGGGAGCCCTCGGCCCCGCACGGGTCCGGGTACCCCGGGCAGCCGTCGTCCGGACGGGCAGCCACCCACGCCGTACCGGCACCCCACGCCGTACCGGCCGACGAGGCGTATCCCGGCGGTCAAGGCCCCGGCCCCACCGGCCCCCTCCCCGCCGCCGGCGCCCCTCCAGAGGAGCCGCCCGCCGGTCCCTGGCAGAACTACGACCCGTGGGCCGCCCCCGAGCCCGACGAACCGGCCCCGCCCCGACGACGGGTCAGGACACTGCTGTTCGGGGGCCTGGTGCTGGCCCTCGTGGCCGGCGGTATCGGGGGAGTGCTCGGCTCGCGGCTCGAAAGGGAGGGCGGCCTCGGTGGCATCGTGCTCCCGCAGGCCGCGCCCGCCACGCCCGAGCGGCCCGCGGGCAGCGTCGCGGACATCGCGGCGCGGGCGCTGCCCAGCGTGGTGACCCTGCATGTCAGGGGCGCCTCGGAGCAGGACACCGGCACCGGGTTCGTCCTGGACGACCAAGGTCACATCCTGACCAACAACCACGTCGTACAGCCGGCGGGGGCGGACGGCGACATAGAGGTCACCTTCAGCGGCGGCCAGAAGGTCAAGGCCAGGACGGTGGGGCGGGACTCGGGGTACGACCTCGCCGTCGTACGGGTCAGCGGGGTCAAGGGGCTGACACCACTGACCCTCGGCGACTCCAACGGCGTCAGGGTCGGCGACCCCGTCGTCGCCATCGGCGCACCCTACGATCTCGCGAACACGGTGACGTCAGGGATCATCAGCGCGAAGGACCGGCCGATCACCGCGGGCGGCGAGAGCGGGGGTGACGGCATCAGCTATGTGGACGCCCTCCAGACCGACGCGTCGATCAATCCGGGCAACTCGGGTGGCCCACTGGTCGACACCGCGGGTCACGCGATCGGCATCAACAGCGCCATTCGCTCAGCGGGCGACAGCTCGAAGGACCCGGAGAAGGGCCAGTCGGGCAGTATCGGTCTCGGCTTCGCCATCCCCGTCAACCTCGCCAAGAGGGTCGCGGAAGAACTCATGGACACCGGCCACGCGACCCACCCGGTCATCGGCGTCACGCTCGACATGAACTACGGAGGACAGGGCGCCAAGGTCGCGAAGGGCGGCAACGACGGCGGTCCCGCGGTGAGCGAGGACGGTCCCGGCGCCAAGGCGGGGCTGCGGGACGGCGATGTCATCACCGGGATCGACGGCGAACCGGTCAACACGGGCGAGGAACTCATCGTCAAGATCCGTTCCCAGGACCCCGGCGCCCGGCTGGAACTGACCGTCCGGCGGGGCGGCGACGAACGCCGTGTCTCCCTGGTGCTCGATTCGGCGAGCGGCGACTGA
- a CDS encoding sec-independent translocase, with translation MFNDIGALEIVTLVVLAVLIFGPDKLPKVIQDAARFIRKIREFSDSAKRDIREELGPEFKDFEFEDLNPKTFLRKQIDNDEYGLKDIRSSLDLKKEMADITDVVHGRDSDEGFEKEPEDAVGTSGRSGGRMDLTKKADLTKKPEKLEAGARPPFDMDAT, from the coding sequence GTGTTCAATGACATAGGCGCGCTTGAGATTGTGACGCTCGTAGTCCTTGCCGTGCTCATTTTCGGCCCGGACAAGCTGCCGAAGGTCATCCAGGACGCCGCCCGGTTCATCCGGAAGATCCGCGAATTCTCCGACAGTGCCAAGCGGGACATAAGGGAAGAGCTGGGGCCGGAGTTCAAGGACTTCGAGTTCGAGGACCTCAACCCCAAGACATTTCTCCGCAAGCAGATCGACAACGACGAGTACGGGCTCAAGGACATCCGCAGCAGTCTCGACCTGAAGAAGGAAATGGCCGACATCACGGATGTCGTCCACGGTCGCGACAGCGACGAGGGCTTCGAGAAGGAGCCCGAGGACGCGGTGGGCACCTCGGGCCGTTCCGGCGGGCGCATGGACCTGACCAAGAAGGCGGATCTGACGAAGAAGCCGGAGAAGCTGGAGGCGGGCGCCCGCCCGCCCTTCGACATGGACGCCACCTGA